Proteins encoded together in one Portunus trituberculatus isolate SZX2019 chromosome 39, ASM1759143v1, whole genome shotgun sequence window:
- the LOC123515470 gene encoding mucin-12-like isoform X2: MSIFVIGRSVLDDAVGRSVVGPPAIGSSVIAGITRPVLGAASDVSPPDPPAAATTTTTTTTAAPTTTTTTTTTTTTTTTTTTTTTPPPPKLPANKDNTTNTNSAGARRSPNKRVLARLMKEQFDIFKDSLVAPTEAPAPTPAPTRKKASPGQASTSSTKNGGRGRSLQVGELTSKAERRAGPGEDPSGVHSGLLKPDAHPIPVTFTSLPGFPSRLPPAPPSRAPPRTATAPGPSSAGTPLRVEQRFSGAARPPSGRVTPSTNSQVGDLMRLLQTRLIGGLRTAMPGASRPPGQAPHQHFDPSIVVNFLTLVALSQQSGGIRSSVQRNASPLGGPSITLPTLTEGNSESEFGPYSTGNDPSAGVDPSTIVLPPMLRQSLYSYLLPRLASLSALVETVPGVPGLDYPIIAAVPYTNFYCSEMPWPGFYADTEARCQAWHYCDLDGRQASFLCPNGTMFNQAFFVCDWWYNVDCQSAPYLYSLNERVFALPEVDETAPHRTLTAEILDTIFL; encoded by the exons ATGAGCATTTTTGTAATCGGGCGCAGCGTGCTGGATGACGCTGTGGGCAGGTCTGTGGTGGGGCCCCCGGCCATCGGCAGCAGCGTCATTGCCGGCATAACGCGCCCTGTGCTTGGTGCCGCCAGTGACGTCAGCCCACCTGAcccccccgccgccgccaccaccaccaccaccactactactgccgcccccaccaccaccaccacgaccacgaccactaccacaactactaccacaaccactaccaccacgacacCGCCTCCTCCCAAACTTCCGGCCAACAAGGACAACACCACCAATACAAACTCAGCCGGGGCGCGTCGCTCCCCAAACAAGCGTGTTTTAGCAAGACTGATGAAGGAACAGTTTGACATCTTCAAGGACAGCCTGGTGGCGCCCACCGAGGCCCCGGCCCCAACACCAGCACCTACACGCAAGAAGGCCAGCCCAGGCCAGGCCTCTACCAGCTCTACCAAGAATGGCGGGCGGGGTCGCAGCCTGCAGGTCGGTGAGTTAACCAGCAAGGCTGAGCGGCGGGCTGGGCCAGGTGAGGACCCCAGCGGCGTGCACTCCGGGCTACTGAAGCCTGACGCACACCCCATACCCgtcaccttcacctccctcccGGGGTTCCCCTCACGCCTGCCCCCAGCCCCGCCGTCCAGGGCCCCGCCTCGCACCGCCACGGCCCCGGGGCCTAGCAGCGCAGGGACGCCCTTGAGAGTGGAGCAACGGTTCAGTGGCGCGGCACGACCTCCATCTGGGCGCGTCACGCCGTCCACGAATTCGCAAGTGGGTGACCTGATGCGTTTGTTGCAGACCAGGCTAATCGGCGGCCTGCGCACCGCCATGCCCGGGGCGTCGCGTCCTCCTGGCCAAGCCCCGCACCAGCACTTCGACCCCTCCATCGTGGTGAACTTCCTCACCCTGGTTGCTCTCTCCCAGCAGAG TGGCGGGATTCGATCGTCAGTTCAGCGCAACGCCTCGCCGTTAGGAGGCCCCTCCATCACCCTGCCCACCCTCACTGAGGGCAACTCAGAGAGCGAGTTTGGCCCCTACAGCACCGGCAACGACCC GTCAGCCGGCGTGGACCCCTCTACCATAGTGCTGCCCCCCATGCTGCGCCAGTCTCTCTACTCCTACCTGCTGCCCCGTCTGGCCTCTCTCAGCGCCCTGGTGGAGACCGTGCCTGGCGTGCCCGGCCTGGACTATCCCATCATCGCCGCCGTGCCCTACACTAACTTCTACTGCTCCGAGATGCCCTGGCCTGGCTTCTACGCCGACACGGAGGCCAGGTGTCAG GCGTGGCACTACTGCGATCTAGACGGACGGCAGGCCTCGTTCTTATGTCCCAACGGCACCATGTTCAACCAGGCGTTCTTCGTGTGCGACTGGTGGTACAACGTGGACTGTCAATCGGCGCCCTACCTCTACTCCCTCAACGAGCGTGTCTTCGCCCTGCCCGAGGTGGACGAGACGGCCCCGCACCGCACCCTCACCGCGGAGATCCTAGACACCATCTTTTTGTGA
- the LOC123515470 gene encoding mucin-2-like isoform X1, with the protein MSIFVIGRSVLDDAVGRSVVGPPAIGSSVIAGITRPVLGAASDVSPPDPPAAATTTTTTTTAAPTTTTTTTTTTTTTTTTTTTTTPPPPKLPANKDNTTNTNSAGARRSPNKRVLARLMKEQFDIFKDSLVAPTEAPAPTPAPTRKKASPGQASTSSTKNGGRGRSLQVGELTSKAERRAGPGEDPSGVHSGLLKPDAHPIPVTFTSLPGFPSRLPPAPPSRAPPRTATAPGPSSAGTPLRVEQRFSGAARPPSGRVTPSTNSQVGDLMRLLQTRLIGGLRTAMPGASRPPGQAPHQHFDPSIVVNFLTLVALSQQRSGGIRSSVQRNASPLGGPSITLPTLTEGNSESEFGPYSTGNDPSAGVDPSTIVLPPMLRQSLYSYLLPRLASLSALVETVPGVPGLDYPIIAAVPYTNFYCSEMPWPGFYADTEARCQAWHYCDLDGRQASFLCPNGTMFNQAFFVCDWWYNVDCQSAPYLYSLNERVFALPEVDETAPHRTLTAEILDTIFL; encoded by the exons ATGAGCATTTTTGTAATCGGGCGCAGCGTGCTGGATGACGCTGTGGGCAGGTCTGTGGTGGGGCCCCCGGCCATCGGCAGCAGCGTCATTGCCGGCATAACGCGCCCTGTGCTTGGTGCCGCCAGTGACGTCAGCCCACCTGAcccccccgccgccgccaccaccaccaccaccactactactgccgcccccaccaccaccaccacgaccacgaccactaccacaactactaccacaaccactaccaccacgacacCGCCTCCTCCCAAACTTCCGGCCAACAAGGACAACACCACCAATACAAACTCAGCCGGGGCGCGTCGCTCCCCAAACAAGCGTGTTTTAGCAAGACTGATGAAGGAACAGTTTGACATCTTCAAGGACAGCCTGGTGGCGCCCACCGAGGCCCCGGCCCCAACACCAGCACCTACACGCAAGAAGGCCAGCCCAGGCCAGGCCTCTACCAGCTCTACCAAGAATGGCGGGCGGGGTCGCAGCCTGCAGGTCGGTGAGTTAACCAGCAAGGCTGAGCGGCGGGCTGGGCCAGGTGAGGACCCCAGCGGCGTGCACTCCGGGCTACTGAAGCCTGACGCACACCCCATACCCgtcaccttcacctccctcccGGGGTTCCCCTCACGCCTGCCCCCAGCCCCGCCGTCCAGGGCCCCGCCTCGCACCGCCACGGCCCCGGGGCCTAGCAGCGCAGGGACGCCCTTGAGAGTGGAGCAACGGTTCAGTGGCGCGGCACGACCTCCATCTGGGCGCGTCACGCCGTCCACGAATTCGCAAGTGGGTGACCTGATGCGTTTGTTGCAGACCAGGCTAATCGGCGGCCTGCGCACCGCCATGCCCGGGGCGTCGCGTCCTCCTGGCCAAGCCCCGCACCAGCACTTCGACCCCTCCATCGTGGTGAACTTCCTCACCCTGGTTGCTCTCTCCCAGCAGAG AAGTGGCGGGATTCGATCGTCAGTTCAGCGCAACGCCTCGCCGTTAGGAGGCCCCTCCATCACCCTGCCCACCCTCACTGAGGGCAACTCAGAGAGCGAGTTTGGCCCCTACAGCACCGGCAACGACCC GTCAGCCGGCGTGGACCCCTCTACCATAGTGCTGCCCCCCATGCTGCGCCAGTCTCTCTACTCCTACCTGCTGCCCCGTCTGGCCTCTCTCAGCGCCCTGGTGGAGACCGTGCCTGGCGTGCCCGGCCTGGACTATCCCATCATCGCCGCCGTGCCCTACACTAACTTCTACTGCTCCGAGATGCCCTGGCCTGGCTTCTACGCCGACACGGAGGCCAGGTGTCAG GCGTGGCACTACTGCGATCTAGACGGACGGCAGGCCTCGTTCTTATGTCCCAACGGCACCATGTTCAACCAGGCGTTCTTCGTGTGCGACTGGTGGTACAACGTGGACTGTCAATCGGCGCCCTACCTCTACTCCCTCAACGAGCGTGTCTTCGCCCTGCCCGAGGTGGACGAGACGGCCCCGCACCGCACCCTCACCGCGGAGATCCTAGACACCATCTTTTTGTGA